From Mastacembelus armatus chromosome 13, fMasArm1.2, whole genome shotgun sequence, one genomic window encodes:
- the prpf8 gene encoding pre-mRNA-processing-splicing factor 8, with protein MAATFPYRGVPAGMPPGVPPPAPLPDYMSEEKLQEKARKWQQLQAKRYSEKRKFGFVDAQKEDMPPEHVRKIIRDHGDMTNRKFRHDKRVYLGALKYMPHAVLKLLENMPMPWEQIRDVPVLYHITGAISFVNEIPWVIEPVYIAQWGTMWIMMRREKRDRRHFKRMRFPPFDDEEPPLDYADNVLDVEPLEAIQMELDPEEDSSVVEWFYEHQPLKDTAKFVNGTTYRRWQFTLPMMSTLYRLANQLLTDLVDFNYFYLFDLKAFFTSKALNMAIPGGPKFEPLVRDINLQDEDWNEFNDINKIIIRQPIRTEYKIAFPYLYNNLPHHVHLTWYHTPNVVFIKTEDPDLPAFYFDPLINPISHRHSVKSQEPLPDDDEEFELPEYVEPFLKETPLYTDNTANGIALLWAPRPFNLRSGRTRRAIDIPLIKNWYREHCPAGQPVKVRVSYQKLLKYYVLNALKHRPPKAQKKRYLFRSFKATKFFQSTKLDWVEVGLQVCRQGYNMLNLLIHRKNLNYLHLDYNFNLKPVKTLTTKERKKSRFGNAFHLCREVLRLSKLVVDSHVQYRLGNVDAFQLADGLQYIFAHVGQLTGMYRYKYKLMRQIRMCKDLKHLIYYRFNTGPVGKGPGCGFWAPGWRVWLFFMRGITPLLERWLGNLLARQFEGRHSKGVAKTVTKQRVESHFDLELRAAVMHDILDMMPEGIKQNKARTILQHLSESWRCWKANIPWKVPGLPTPIENMILRYVKAKADWWTNTAHYNRERIRRGATVDKTVCKKNLGRLTRLYLKAEQERQHNYLKDGPYITAEEAVAIYTTTVHWLESRRFSPIPFPPLSYKHDTKLLILALERLKEAYSVKSRLNQSQREELGLIEQAYDNPHEALSRIKRHLLTQRAFKEVGIEFMDLYSHLVPVYDVEPLEKITDAYLDQYLWYEADKRRLFPPWIKPADTEPPPLLVYKWCQGINNLQDVWETAEGECNVMLESRYEKMYEKIDLTLLNRLLRLIVDHNIADYMTAKNNVVINYKDMNHTNSYGIIRGLQFASFIVQYYGLVMDLLVLGLHRASEMAGPPQMPNDFLSFQDTATETAHPIRLYCRYIDRIHIFFRFSADEARDLIQRYLTEHPDPNNENIVGYNNKKCWPRDARMRLMKHDVNLGRAVFWDIKNRLPRSVTTVQWENSFVSVYSKDNPNLLFNMCGFECRILPKCRTSYEEFTHKDGVWNLQNEVTKERTAQCFLRVDDESMQRFHNRVRQILMASGSTTFTKIVNKWNTALIGLMTYFREAVVNTQELLDLLVKCENKIQTRIKIGLNSKMPSRFPPVVFYTPKELGGLGMLSMGHVLIPQSDLRWSKQTDVGITHFRSGMSHEEDQLIPNLYRYIQPWESEFIDSQRVWAEYALKRQEAIAQNRRLTLEDLEDSWDRGIPRINTLFQKDRHTLAYDKGWRVRTDFKQYQVLKQNPFWWTHQRHDGKLWNLNNYRTDMIQALGGVEGILEHTLFKGTYFPTWEGLFWEKASGFEESMKWKKLTNAQRSGLNQIPNRRFTLWWSPTINRANVYVGFQVQLDLTGIFMHGKIPTLKISLIQIFRAHLWQKIHESIVMDLCQVFDQELDALEIETVQKETIHPRKSYKMNSSCADILLFASYKWNVSRPSLLADSKDVMDSTTTQKYWIDIQLRWGDYDSHDIERYARAKFLDYTTDNMSIYPSPTGVLIAIDLAYNLHSAYGNWFPGSKPLIQQAMAKIMKANPALYVLRERIRKGLQLYSSEPTEPYLSSQNYGELFSNQIIWFVDDTNVYRVTIHKTFEGNLTTKPINGAIFIFNPRTGQLFLKIIHTSVWAGQKRLGQLAKWKTAEEVAALIRSLPVEEQPKQIIVTRKGMLDPLEVHLLDFPNIVIKGSELQLPFQACLKVEKFGDLILKATEPQMVLFNLYDDWLKTISSYTAFSRLILILRALHVNNDRAKVILKPDKTTITEPHHIWPTLTDEEWIKVEVQLKDLILADYGKKNNVNVASLTQSEIRDIILGMEISAPSQQRQQIAEIEKQTKEQSQLTATQTRTVNKHGDEIITSTTSNYETQTFSSKTEWRVRAISAANLHLRTNHIYVSSDDIKETGYTYILPKNVLKKFICISDLRAQIAGYLYGTSPPDNPQVKEIRCIVMVPQWGTHQTVHLPNQLPGHEYLKEMEPLGWIHTQPNESPQLSPQDVTTHAKIMADNPSWDGEKTIIITCSFTPGSCTLTAYKLTPSGYEWGRQNTDKGNNPKGYLPSHYERVQMLLSDRFLGFFMVPGQVSWNYNFMGVRHDPNMKYDLQLANPKEFYHEVHRPSHFLNFASLQEGEIYNADREDMFA; from the exons ATGGCAGCTACCTTCCCCTACAGAGGGGTCCCTGCAGGGATGCCACCTGGTGTCCCCCCTCCTGCGCCCCTTCCAGACTACATGTCTGAGGAAAAACTGCAAGAGAAAG CAAGAAAATGGCAGCAATTGCAGGCAAAGCGCTACTCGGAGAAGAGGAAGTTTGGCTTTGTGGATGCTCAGAAAGAAGACATGCCACCAGAACATGTCCGCAAGATCATCAGGGACCATGGAGACATGACCAACAGAAAGTTTCGCCATGACAAGAGAGTCTACCTTgg TGCTCTCAAGTACATGCCACATGCAGTGCTGAAGTTGTTGGAGAACATGCCTATGCCATGGGAACAGATACGTGATGTGCCTGTCCTCTACCATATTACTGGAGCTATTTCCTTTGTGAATGAAATCCCTTGGGTCATAGAGCCAGTCTACATTGCCCAGTGGGG TACTATGTGGATCATGATGCGTCGTGAAAAACGTGACCGTCGGCATTTCAAACGTATGCGTTTCCCACCCTTTGATGATGAGGAGCCGCCACTGGACTATGCTGACAACGTCCTTGATGTGGAGCCACTGGAGGCAATTCAGATGGAGCTGGACCCTGAGGAGGACTCCTCAGTTGTGGAGTGGTTCTACGAGCACCAACCCCTCAAAGACACTGCCAA GTTTGTGAATGGCACCACCTACCGTCGCTGGCAGTTCACACTGCCCATGATGTCCACTCTGTACCGTCTGGCCAATCAACTGCTGACAGATCTGGTggattttaattacttttatcTGTTTGATCTCAAGGCTTTCTTTACTTCCAAGGCCTTAAATATGGCCATCCCTGGGGGACCAAAGTTTGAGCCACTGGTCAGAGACATCAACCTCCA ggaTGAAGACTGGAATGAGTTCAACGACATCAACAAAATAATCATTCGACAACCAATCAGAACAGAGTACAAAATTGCCTTCCCCTATCTGTACAACAACTTGCCACATCATGTCCACCTCACTTG GTACCACACACCCAACGTTGTGTTTATCAAGACAGAAGATCCGGATCTGCCAGCATTCTACTTTGACCCATTGATCAACCCAATCTCACACAGACATTCTGTCAAG AGTCAGGAGCCCCTGCCAGATGACGATGAGGAATTTGAGCTTCCTGAGTATGTGGAGCCCTTCCTCAAAGAGACCCCACTCTATACAGACAACACAGCCAATGGTATTGCTTTGCTTTGGGCACCAAGACCTTTCAACCTCCGATCAGGCCGTACAAGACGTGCTATTGATATCCCACTGATCAAGAACTG GTATCGGGAGCACTGCCCTGCTGGACAGCCAGTGAAAGTGCGTGTTTCATACCAGAAACTGCTGAAGTACTATGTGCTCAATGCTCTTAAACACAGACCACCCAAGGCTCAAAAGAAGAG GTATTTGTTCCGTTCCTTCAAGGCCACAAAGTTCTTTCAGTCCACCAAGTTGGACTGGGTGGAGGTGGGTTTACAGGTGTGCAGACAGGGCTATAATATGCTCAATCTGCTGATCCACCGCAAGAACCTCAACTACCTGCATCTTGACTACAACTTCAATCTGAAACCTGTCAAGACACTGACCACAAAG GAGCGAAAGAAGTCCCGATTTGGCAATGCCTTCCATTTGTGCAGAGAGGTGCTGCGTCTCAGCAAGCTGGTGGTGGACAGCCATGTGCAGTACCGACTGGGAAATGTTGATGCCTTCCAG TTGGCAGATGGGCTGCAGTACATTTTTGCTCATGTGGGTCAGCTGACAGGCATGTATCGTTACAAGTACAAGCTGATGAGACAAATCCGGATGTGCAAAGACCTGAAGCATCTGATCTACTACCGGTTCAACACT GGTCCTGTGGGCAAGGGTCCAGGTTGTGGCTTCTGGGCTCCTGGCTGGAGAGTGTGGCTGTTCTTCATGAGGGGCATCACTCCACTGTTGGAGAGGTGGCTGGGGAATCTGTTGGCTAGGCAGTTTGAAG GACGTCATTCCAAAGGTGTAGCCAAGACAGTGACCAAACAGCGTGTGGAGTCTCACTTTGACCTGGAGCTGCGTGCTGCGGTGATGCATGACATCTTGGACATGATGCCTGAAGGTATCAAACAGAACAAGGCCAGGACCATCCTGCAGCACCTCAGTGAGTCCTGGAGGTGCTGGAAAGCCAACATACCTTGGAAG GTACCTGGCCTGCCCACTCCCATTGAGAACATGATCCTGCGCTACGTGAAGGCCAAGGCTGACTGGTGGACCAACACAGCCCACTACAACCGTGAGCGTATCCGTCGCGGTGCCACCGTGGACAAAACTGTGTGCAAAAAGAACCTGGGTAGATTGACACGTCTGTACCTGAAAGCTGAACAGGAGAGACAACACAACTACCTTAAG GATGGCCCCTACATCACAGCTGAAGAGGCAGTAGCCATTTACACCACAACTGTGCACTGGCTGGAGAGTCGGCGATTCTCACCCATCCCCTTCCCTCCATTGTCATACAAACATGACACCAAGCTGCTCATCCTGGCCTTGGAGAGACTCAAGGAGGCATACAG TGTGAAGTCTCGTCTGAACCAGAGTCAGAGGGAAGAGCTGGGGCTGATTGAGCAGGCTTATGACAATCCTCATGAGGCCCTCTCCAGGATCAAACGTCACCTGCTCACACAGAGAGCTTTCAAAGAG GTGGGTATCGAGTTCATGGACTTGTATAGCCATCTGGTCCCTGTGTACGATGTGGAGCCACTGGAGAAGATCACTGACGCCTACCTGGACCAGTACCTGTGGTATGAGGCAGATAAGAGACGCCTGTTCCCACCTTGGATCAAACCTGCTGACACTGAGCCACCGCCACTCCTGGTCTACAAGTGGTGCCAAG GCATCAACAACTTGCAGGACGTGTGGGAGACTGCAGAGGGAGAGTGCAACGTGATGCTGGAGTCCCGCTATGAGAAGATGTATGAGAAGATTGATCTGACGTTGCTCAACAGGCTGCTGCGTCTTATTGTTGACCACAACATTGCTGATTATATGACAGCCAAGAACAATGTGGTCATCAACTACaaa GACATGAACCACACCAACTCCTACGGCATCATCAGGGGTCTCCAGTTTGCCTCATTCATTGTACAGTACTATGGCCTTGTGATGGACCTGCTGGTGCTGGGCCTGCATCGGGCCAGTGAGATGGCTGGCCCACCTCAGATGCCAAACGACTTCCTCAGTTTTCAAGACACAGCTACAGAGACCGCCCATCCAATCAGGCTGTACTGTCGCTACATTGACCGCATCCACATCTTCTTCAG GTTTTCTGCTGACGAGGCCAGGGATCTGATTCAGAGATATCTCACAGAGCACCCAGACCCCAACAATGAGAACATTGTGGGTTACAACAACAAGAAGTGCTGGCCCCGTGATGCCCGCATGAGGCTAATGAAGCATGATGTCAACCT TGGACGTGCTGTTTTTTGGGACATCAAAAACCGCCTCCCCAGATCTGTGACCACAGTCCAGTGGGAGAACAGCTTTGTGTCGGTCTACAGCAAAGACAACCCCAACCTGCTCTTCAACATGTGTGGCTTTGAATGCCGCATCCTTCCCAAGTGCCGCACCAGCTATGAGGAGTTTACTCATAAGGATGGCGTGTGGAACCTGCAGAATGAG GTAACCAAAGAGAGAACCGCACAGTGTTTCCTGCGTGTCGATGATGAATCGATGCAACGCTTCCACAACAGAGTGCGTCAGATCCTGATGGCATCAGGATCCACCACATTCACTAAG ATTGTGAACAAATGGAACACAGCTCTGATTGGTTTGATGACGTACTTCCGTGAGGCTGTGGTCAATACCCAGGAGCTCCTTGACCTGCTGGTGAAGTGTGAAAACAAGATCCAGACACGTATCAAGATTGGTCTCAACTCTAAAATGCCTAGCCGCTTTCCCCCAGTAGTCTTCTACACACCTAAAGAGTTGGGCGGCCTTGGCATGTTGTCCATGGGTCATGTACTTATCCCACAGTCAGACCTGCG GTGGTCCAAGCAGACAGATGTTGGCATCACCCACTTCAGGTCTGGAATGAGTCATGAGGAGGACCAGCTGATTCCTAACCTGTACCGTTACATTCAGCCATGGGAGAGTGAGTTCATCGACTCCCAGAGAGTGTGGGCTGAGTACGCTCTCAAGAGGCAGGAGGCCATCGCTCAGAACAG GCGTCTCACCTTGGAGGATTTGGAGGACTCGTGGGACAGAGGAATCCCCCGTATCAACACACTTTTCCAgaaggacagacacacactggcctATGATAAAGGCTGGCGAGTCAGGACAGATTTCAAACAGTACCAG GTGCTGAAGCAGAATCCGTTCTGGTGGACCCACCAGAGGCACGACGGCAAACTGTGGAACCTGAACAACTACCGCACAGACATGATCCAGGCTCTGGGCGGAGTGGAGGGAATCCTGGAACACACACTCTTCAAAGGAACTTACTTTCCCACCTGGGAGGGTCTCTTCTG GGAGAAGGCCAGTGGCTTTGAGGAGTCTATGAAATGGAAGAAGCTGACAAATGCCCAGAGGTCTGGTCTAAACCAAATTCCCAATCGTCGCTTCACGCTTTGGTGGTCACCCACCATCAACAGAGCCAAC gtgTACGTGGGTTTCCAGGTGCAGCTTGACCTGACAGGAATCTTTATGCATGGCAAAATCCCAACGCTGAAGATCTCCCTCATTCAGATTTTCAGGGCTCACTTGTGGCAGAAGATTCATGAGAGCATTGTCATGGATCTCTGTCAG gtgTTTGATCAGGAGCTGGATGCTCTGGAGATTGAGACAGTGCAGAAGGAGACCATCCACCCTAGGAAGTCATACAAGATGAACTCATCCTGTGCAGACATCCTCCTCTTTGCATCATACAAGTGGAACGTCTCCCGACCATCTCTGCTTGCAGACTCAAA GGACGTGATGGACAGCACCACCACACAGAAGTACTGGATCGACATTCAGCTACGTTGGGGTGACTATGACTCACATGACATCGAGCGCTATGCCAGGGCCAAGTTCCTGGACTACACCACTGACAACATGAGTATCTACCCCTCCCCCACCGGGGTGCTCATTGCCATTGACCTGGCCTACAACCTTCACAG TGCCTACGGTAACTGGTTCCCTGGAAGCAAGCCTCTGATCCAGCAGGCCATGGCCAAGATCATGAAGGCCAACCCTGCCCTGTATGTGCTCAGGGAGCGCATCCGCAAAGGTCTGCAGCTGTACTCCTCAGAGCCCACAGAGCCCTACCTGTCCTCACAGAACTATGGTGAACTCTTCTCTAACCAGATCATCTGGTTTGTAGACGACACCAACGTCTACAGAGTCACCATCCACAAG ACCTTTGAGGGTAACTTGACCACAAAGCCCATCAATGGGGCTATTTTCATCTTCAACCCCAGGACTGGCCAGCTCTTCCTCAAGATCATCCACACATCTGTGTGGGCTGGACAGAAACGTCTGGGACAG cTGGCTAAATGGAAGACGGCCGAAGAAGTTGCTGCCCTGATTCGTTCCCTGCCTGTGGAAGAGCAGCCAAAACAGATCATTGTAACACGGAAGGGCATGCTGGATCCTCTGGAG GTCCACTTGCTCGACTTCCCTAACATTGTGATCAAGGGTTCTGAGTTGCAGTTGCCCTTCCAGGCCTGTCTGAAGGTTGAGAAGTTTGGAGACCTGATCCTGAAGGCCACAGAGCCTCAGATGGTTCTGTTCAACCTGTATGATGACTGGCTCAAGACCATCTCGTCTTACACA GCCTTCTCCCGACTCATTCTGATCCTCAGAGCGCTCCATGTCAACAATGACCGGGCTAAGGTGATCCTGAAGCCTGACAAGACAACCATCACTGAGCCCCACCACATCTGGCCCACCCTCACCGATGAGGAGTGGATCAAAGTGGAAGTGCAACTCAAGGATCTCATTCTGGCTGATTATGGCAAAAAGAATAA TGTGAACGTAGCCTCGCTGACGCAGTCTGAGATCCGTGACATCATCTTGGGTATGGAGATCTCGGCTCCATCACAGCAGCGCCAGCAAATTGCAGAGATCGAGAAGCAGACCAAGGAACAGTCGCAGCTCACCGCCACACAGACTCGCACTGTCAACAAGCACGGTGATGAGATTAtcacctccaccacctccaaCTATGAGACCCAGACCTTTTCCTCCAAGACGGAGTGGAGAGTCAG GGCTATATCTGCTGCTAACCTCCATCTCCGAACCAACCACATCTACGTGTCATCTGATGACATCAAGGAGACAGGCTACACCTACATTCTGCCCAAGAACGTCCTCAAGAAGTTCATATGCATCTCAGATCTGCGAGCACAA ATTGCAGGCTACTTGTACGGCACCAGTCCACCGGACAACCCCCAGGTGAAGGAGATCCGTTGTATTGTCATGGTCCCACAGTGGGGGACGCACCAGACTGTCCACCTGCCCAACCAGCTGCCTGGTCATGAATACCTTAAA GAAATGGAGCCCCTTGGATGGATCCACACCCAGCCTAATGAGTCACCCCAGCTGTCGCCGCAGGACGTCACTACCCATGCCAAAATCATGGCTGATAACCCTTCTTGGGATGGGGAAAAGACCATAATCATCACTTGCAG TTTCACCCCAGGCTCGTGCACACTCACCGCCTACAAACTGACACCCAGTGGGTATGAGTGGGGTCGGCAGAACACAGACAAGGGCAACAACCCTAAAGGCTACTTGCCATCCCACTATGAAAGAGTGCAGATGCTGCTCTCTGACCGCTTCCTTGGCTTCTTCATGGTGCCAGGACAAGTTTCCTGGAACTACAACTTCATGG GTGTGCGCCATGATCCCAACATGAAGTACGACCTGCAGCTGGCCAACCCCAAAGAGTTCTACCACGAAGTCCACCGGCCCTCGCACTTCCTAAACTTTGCCTCACTGCAGGAGGGTGAGATCTACAATGCTGACCGTGAGGACATGTTTGCTTGA
- the LOC113125539 gene encoding LOW QUALITY PROTEIN: arsenite methyltransferase (The sequence of the model RefSeq protein was modified relative to this genomic sequence to represent the inferred CDS: inserted 2 bases in 1 codon) has product MTTAGDVRENVKAYYGSRLQASGDLQTSAASCSLSCCPVPKSVTDALSLVHPEVTKRFFGCGLPFPAKLQGCRVLDLGSGSGRDCYAYSKLVGMSGHVTGIDMTEELITESRQYIGYHQEKFGYKEPNVTFVQGYMENLSEAGIQSESMDIVLSNCVICLCPDKRAVLQQAYNVLKGGGELYFSDMYASKVVPDHMKKDTVLWGEGMGGALFWQDLIELALSIGFSTPHLVSASHIVVFNSELKEKAGDISYASGTYRLFKLPKNPVMSDTTVTYKGTVAEFPDQLDFDSSHCFKRDVAVAVNGEMASILQSSRFSPDFKIQMLDKHVSSSESTPQYNHLNPFLLADKLGSXVKKCSKTSK; this is encoded by the exons ATGACGACTGCTGGCGACGTACGGGAAAATGTGAAG GCGTACTATGGCAGTCGACTGCAGGCCTCTGGCGATCTGCAGACAAGTGCAGCTTCCTGCAGCTTGTCCTGCTGCCCGGTGCCTAAAAGCGTCACAGATGCTCTGAGCCTGGTTCATCCTGAGGTAACCAAAAG ATTCTTCGGCTGTGGCCTGCCATTCCCAGCGAAGCTCCAGGGCTGTAGAGTGCTGGACCTTGGCAGCGGCTCTGGCAGAGACTGTTATGCCTACAGTAAACTTGTTGGAATGAGTGGACATGTGACAGGGATTGATATGACAGAGGAGCTG ATCACAGAGTCTCGTCAGTACATTGGCTATCATCAGGAGAAGTTTGGCTATAAGGAGCCCAATGTCACCTTTGTCCAGGGGTACATGGAGAACCTCAGTGAAGCTGGCATACAAAGTGAATCAATGGATATCGTTCT ATCCAACTGTGTCATCTGTTTGTGTCCTGATAAAAGAGCAGTGCTACAGCAAGCCTACAACGTCCTAAAG GGGGGGGGGGAACTGTACTTCAGTGACATGTATGCCAGCAAAGTCGTTCCTGATCACATGAAGAAAGACACAGTCCTGTGGG GTGAAGGAATGGGTGGTGCTCTCTTTTGGCAGGACCTGATTGAACTGGCCCTCAGCATAGGTTTCAGCACTCCACACCTTGTTTCAGCAAGCCACATTGTGGTGTTTAACAGTGAACTCAAAGAaaaagcag GCGATATCAGCTATGCTTCAGGTACTTACAGGCTTTTTAAACTGCCCAAAAATCCAGTCATGTCTGACACAACAGTGACCTATAAAGGTACAGTGGCAGAATTCCCAGATCAACTGGACTTCGATTCATCGCACTGTTTTAAG AGAGACGTGGCAGTGGCGGTTAATGGAGAGATGGCATCAATCCTCCAGAGTTCGCGTTTCTCTCCAGATTTCAAAATCCAGATGTTGGATAAACATGTGTCCAGCTCAGAATCAACACCACAG TACAACCACCTCAACCCATTTCTGTTGGCTGACAAATTGGGATC TGTGAAAAAATGCTccaaaacaagcaaataa